In Jeotgalibaca arthritidis, a single genomic region encodes these proteins:
- a CDS encoding SDR family NAD(P)-dependent oxidoreductase translates to MIQIDLSQQVALVTGGKNGIGAAIVEKLRQAGAAVISADYAYQEDFKLENKQFATAKVDITDEADIDKWLQTSLNYFGKIDILVNCAGISTMDLVVDSSLEDWDKVMAVNARGVFLTSKKVGKLLQKKQAGGRIIQIASQAGKNGYTAMGSYVASKHAVLGLTKTMAKELAADQILVNAVCPGIVETEMKHRERIEGGLIRKMTADDIYKEDCSQVPLGRTAQPEEVANVVLFLASPLASYMTGQAINVTGGMTMH, encoded by the coding sequence GTGATTCAAATTGATTTAAGTCAGCAGGTGGCTTTAGTCACAGGTGGTAAAAATGGCATCGGGGCAGCTATTGTTGAGAAATTACGCCAAGCAGGTGCCGCAGTTATTTCAGCAGACTATGCTTACCAAGAAGACTTTAAACTAGAAAATAAACAGTTTGCGACCGCAAAAGTCGATATCACTGATGAAGCCGATATTGATAAATGGCTTCAAACAAGCTTAAATTATTTTGGCAAAATCGATATATTAGTCAACTGCGCAGGCATTTCCACTATGGATTTAGTTGTGGATAGCAGTCTAGAAGATTGGGATAAAGTAATGGCCGTTAATGCACGTGGCGTATTCCTCACTTCCAAAAAGGTCGGTAAACTATTGCAGAAAAAGCAAGCAGGTGGGCGTATTATTCAGATTGCCTCCCAAGCCGGAAAAAATGGCTATACCGCAATGGGTAGCTACGTTGCATCCAAACACGCCGTCTTAGGCCTCACCAAAACCATGGCCAAGGAACTGGCGGCCGACCAGATATTAGTCAATGCCGTCTGCCCCGGTATCGTGGAAACAGAAATGAAACACCGTGAAAGAATTGAAGGTGGCCTCATCCGCAAGATGACTGCCGACGACATATATAAAGAAGATTGCTCGCAAGTGCCACTTGGAAGAACCGCTCAGCCCGAAGAAGTCGCTAATGTTGTTCTATTTCTAGCTAGTCCGCTGGCGTCTTATATGACCGGACAAGCGATTAATGTAACCGGCGGCATGACCATGCATTAA
- a CDS encoding glucose 1-dehydrogenase codes for MGKLDGKVAIITGGAAGMGEAHVRLFIEEGAKVVLTDINEEKGQAIAEELGETAHFIKHDVTNEEGWKQVVAETEEQFGPVDILVNNAGISPVLSVEHSSLDDYMKVVTINQVSVFLGTKYVVPSMKKIENGSIVNISSINGLVGGAFGYTDTKFAVRGMTKAAAKELAQYNIRVNSVYPGVINTPMVQQSDAFDQIQAMVGMIPLKRMAEPSEVSKLVLFLASNDSSYSTGAEFVTDGGITA; via the coding sequence ATGGGAAAACTAGATGGAAAAGTTGCTATTATTACAGGTGGCGCAGCAGGTATGGGCGAAGCACACGTTCGCTTGTTTATCGAAGAAGGTGCCAAAGTTGTCTTAACTGACATTAACGAAGAGAAAGGCCAAGCTATAGCTGAGGAATTGGGCGAAACAGCGCACTTTATTAAGCATGATGTGACCAACGAAGAAGGTTGGAAACAGGTTGTAGCAGAAACAGAAGAACAGTTTGGGCCAGTTGATATTTTAGTAAATAATGCGGGTATCAGCCCTGTACTATCTGTAGAGCATTCTTCATTGGACGATTATATGAAAGTGGTTACAATTAACCAGGTCAGCGTTTTCCTTGGTACCAAGTATGTGGTGCCATCGATGAAGAAAATAGAAAACGGCTCAATCGTTAATATTTCTTCAATCAACGGTTTAGTAGGAGGTGCATTTGGTTATACGGATACTAAATTTGCTGTTCGCGGTATGACTAAAGCGGCTGCAAAAGAATTAGCACAATACAATATCCGCGTTAATTCTGTCTATCCTGGTGTAATTAACACACCAATGGTTCAACAAAGTGATGCCTTCGATCAAATCCAAGCTATGGTTGGTATGATTCCATTGAAACGTATGGCTGAACCTAGTGAAGTCAGCAAACTAGTCTTATTCTTAGCTTCAAACGATTCAAGCTATTCAACAGGAGCTGAATTCGTTACAGACGGTGGGATTACTGCATAA
- the rlmD gene encoding 23S rRNA (uracil(1939)-C(5))-methyltransferase RlmD produces the protein MTNNYQELPVKKNEKIKVNFEDLTSEGLGVAKVDGYPLFVVDGLPGETAIVKVTKLGKSYGFARIEERLTTSQDRIPTRDVLGTRVGTMPLQHLRYEAQLAFKQNMVTQDFKRIAKLPDIEVLPTIGMNEPWGYRNKAQIPVREKEGKLQTGFFRKNTHELIPMENFHIQDPKIDEAIVKVRDILQEFNVKAYDERKHIGNIRHIMVRRGYYTGEMMIVLVTRTAKLFPMSKIIPAILEALPEVVSIVQNVNPKRSNVILGEETIILHGEDRYHDQLLGLTFGVSSKSFYQINPLQTEILYKLALEAAQLSGEETVIDAYCGIGTISLALAQKAKQVYAMEIVPDAIEVAKENAANNQIDNVVFEVGAAEEVMPKWAEAGIKADVIVVDPPRKGLDAAFIEAAVAVNPERIVYVSCNPATLARDLRILADNGYEATQAQPVDLFPQTLHVETVVLLTRQK, from the coding sequence ATGACGAACAACTATCAGGAACTTCCTGTTAAAAAAAATGAAAAGATTAAGGTAAACTTCGAAGATTTAACCTCTGAAGGCTTAGGCGTGGCGAAAGTTGACGGCTACCCATTATTTGTGGTTGATGGTTTACCAGGCGAAACGGCAATTGTAAAGGTAACGAAATTAGGCAAATCATATGGCTTCGCTCGTATTGAAGAACGCTTAACGACATCGCAAGATCGTATCCCAACGCGTGACGTGTTAGGAACACGTGTCGGAACGATGCCACTTCAACACTTGCGTTATGAAGCGCAACTGGCATTCAAGCAAAATATGGTAACGCAAGACTTCAAACGTATTGCAAAATTACCAGATATCGAAGTTCTACCAACAATCGGTATGAACGAGCCATGGGGCTACCGTAACAAGGCACAAATTCCGGTTCGTGAAAAAGAAGGAAAACTGCAAACAGGTTTCTTCCGTAAAAATACTCACGAATTGATTCCAATGGAAAACTTCCATATTCAAGATCCAAAAATTGATGAAGCGATTGTAAAAGTTCGTGACATTCTGCAAGAATTCAATGTGAAAGCTTACGACGAACGTAAACATATCGGAAATATCCGTCACATTATGGTTCGCCGCGGTTATTACACTGGCGAAATGATGATTGTTTTAGTAACACGTACAGCGAAACTATTCCCTATGAGCAAAATTATTCCAGCTATCTTGGAAGCTTTGCCAGAAGTAGTCAGTATCGTTCAAAACGTTAACCCAAAACGAAGCAATGTGATTTTAGGCGAAGAAACGATTATCTTGCACGGCGAAGATCGTTACCATGACCAATTATTAGGCTTAACATTTGGTGTTAGTTCAAAATCTTTCTACCAAATTAACCCACTACAAACTGAAATCCTTTATAAGCTTGCACTAGAAGCCGCTCAACTAAGCGGTGAAGAAACAGTGATTGATGCTTATTGTGGTATTGGTACAATTTCATTGGCATTAGCTCAAAAAGCGAAACAAGTTTACGCAATGGAAATCGTTCCTGACGCGATTGAAGTAGCCAAAGAAAATGCAGCAAACAACCAAATTGACAATGTTGTCTTTGAAGTCGGTGCTGCAGAAGAAGTTATGCCGAAATGGGCAGAAGCAGGTATTAAAGCAGACGTGATCGTTGTTGATCCACCAAGAAAAGGATTGGATGCAGCCTTCATTGAAGCAGCCGTAGCTGTAAACCCTGAACGCATCGTTTATGTCAGCTGTAACCCAGCGACACTAGCTCGCGATTTAAGAATCCTAGCTGACAACGGCTATGAAGCAACTCAAGCCCAACCAGTAGACTTGTTCCCACAAACACTACACGTTGAGACGGTAGTATTGCTAACTAGACAAAAATAA
- a CDS encoding helix-turn-helix domain-containing protein has product MSISYNKLWKLLSDLNLNKTQLREISGVSPNVIAKLGKNELVSMESLLKIAKALNVDASEIISSNVDRAEGDK; this is encoded by the coding sequence ATGTCGATTTCTTATAATAAATTATGGAAATTATTGAGTGATTTAAATTTGAACAAAACCCAGCTTCGTGAAATATCTGGAGTTAGTCCCAACGTAATAGCTAAACTTGGGAAGAATGAATTAGTGTCGATGGAGTCGTTGCTAAAAATTGCGAAAGCGCTTAATGTTGATGCCAGCGAGATAATTAGCTCGAATGTAGATAGGGCGGAGGGTGACAAGTAA
- the uvrC gene encoding excinuclease ABC subunit UvrC yields MSREEINQKLAILPELPGCYIMRNKDNDIIYIGKAKNLRSRVKSYFHSKHEGKTALLVADIDHFEIIVTKTDKESLLLEINLIKQYQPKYNIKLKQGTMYPYLKITNEKDPQLIITSIVEDDGGVYFGPYPNVYAASETQQFIQKVYPLRKCNKGQKRACLYYHMGQCIGCCDHEVPREAYDEQIKRISHFLNGDVKEIKQNLVTKMQVAANDMNFEQAAEYRDQIRYIEATVEKQTIMSRDYTNRDVFAFHMDKGWISIQVFLLRQSTVIKREAALFPSYGNPEEELLSFIMQFYQEQNHILPKEILVPEGVDVDLLAEALDIKVHVPKRGSKKSILDLAITNSELALTEKFMLIERSKNKTVGAIQELSEALGLNYLETIESFDHSNIQGTNPVSAMVVYKDGQPDRKSYRKYKVKTVEGANEFATTQEVIRRRYSRLLRERKPLPDLILMDGGKVQIRAAKEVLEDELGIHIPIAGMVKNKKHKTASLMYGDDNDVIDLDPRSQAFHLVQRIQDEVHRFAITFHRQIRGKNSFSSLLDDIDGVGPKTRTKVLRHFKTMTNIRQASLDDIKKLGISEKVATSIKEVFQNEENTPSSEA; encoded by the coding sequence ATGAGCAGAGAAGAAATTAACCAAAAATTGGCGATTCTTCCCGAATTGCCAGGCTGCTATATTATGCGTAATAAGGATAACGACATTATTTACATTGGTAAAGCTAAAAATCTTCGGTCACGCGTGAAATCCTACTTTCACTCCAAGCATGAAGGTAAAACAGCTTTGTTAGTAGCGGATATTGATCATTTTGAAATCATCGTAACAAAGACGGACAAAGAATCTTTGCTACTTGAAATTAATTTAATCAAGCAATACCAGCCCAAATATAATATTAAATTAAAACAAGGAACGATGTATCCTTATCTAAAAATAACCAATGAAAAAGACCCTCAACTCATTATCACCTCTATTGTAGAAGATGATGGCGGGGTTTATTTTGGACCTTATCCAAACGTTTACGCAGCTAGCGAAACACAACAATTTATTCAAAAAGTCTATCCCCTTCGTAAATGCAATAAGGGACAAAAGCGTGCCTGTCTCTACTACCACATGGGACAGTGTATCGGTTGCTGTGACCACGAGGTTCCTAGAGAAGCATACGATGAACAAATCAAACGTATTTCACACTTTTTAAATGGTGATGTGAAAGAGATTAAACAAAATCTTGTCACTAAAATGCAAGTTGCCGCCAATGATATGAACTTCGAGCAAGCAGCTGAATACCGCGACCAAATCCGTTACATTGAAGCAACAGTGGAAAAACAAACCATTATGTCACGCGATTATACCAACCGGGATGTCTTTGCCTTTCATATGGATAAAGGCTGGATTTCGATTCAAGTCTTTTTACTTCGTCAATCTACGGTTATCAAACGTGAAGCTGCCCTTTTCCCGAGCTATGGCAATCCTGAGGAAGAACTGCTTTCTTTTATTATGCAATTCTATCAGGAGCAAAATCATATTTTACCAAAAGAAATCCTCGTTCCTGAAGGCGTTGATGTGGACTTACTAGCTGAAGCACTCGATATTAAAGTTCACGTTCCTAAACGTGGCAGTAAAAAAAGTATCCTTGATTTAGCAATTACCAATAGTGAATTGGCTCTGACTGAAAAGTTCATGTTAATTGAGCGCAGCAAAAACAAAACTGTTGGGGCGATTCAAGAATTATCTGAGGCACTCGGCTTGAATTATTTAGAAACGATTGAATCCTTTGACCACTCTAACATCCAAGGAACGAACCCGGTATCGGCCATGGTCGTATATAAAGATGGCCAGCCAGACCGCAAGTCTTACCGTAAATATAAGGTCAAAACGGTTGAAGGTGCCAACGAATTTGCGACTACCCAAGAAGTGATTAGACGTCGCTATAGTCGACTATTGAGAGAACGCAAACCATTACCTGATCTCATTTTGATGGATGGTGGTAAAGTTCAAATTAGAGCGGCCAAGGAAGTGCTAGAAGATGAGCTAGGCATTCATATTCCTATTGCAGGTATGGTTAAAAATAAAAAGCACAAAACGGCCTCCCTCATGTATGGTGATGACAATGACGTGATTGATCTCGACCCTCGTAGTCAGGCCTTCCACCTTGTTCAACGTATCCAAGATGAAGTCCATCGTTTTGCGATTACTTTCCACCGTCAGATTCGTGGTAAAAATAGCTTTTCATCGTTACTGGATGACATTGATGGTGTCGGTCCTAAAACACGTACTAAAGTCTTGCGTCACTTTAAAACTATGACTAATATTCGTCAAGCAAGTCTCGATGACATTAAAAAGTTAGGGATTTCTGAGAAAGTGGCTACTAGTATTAAAGAAGTCTTCCAAAATGAAGAAAATACACCATCTTCGGAGGCTTAA
- a CDS encoding GNAT family N-acetyltransferase, protein MTQPIIRLAKETDIDDLLAIFTPYVTDTAITFQYDIPSRQDFLEKYQSISQDFPFIVAEEAGEVVGYAYATPFRKEAAYAWSAEPSIYLKQDRRGNGLGKRLYQILEELLKKQHILQIVACIAYTEGDNPYLTNNSPDFMRS, encoded by the coding sequence ATGACACAACCCATTATTCGCTTGGCAAAGGAAACGGATATCGATGACCTATTGGCTATTTTCACACCCTATGTGACCGATACGGCGATAACCTTTCAATACGACATTCCAAGCCGGCAAGACTTTCTTGAAAAATACCAGAGCATCAGCCAAGATTTCCCCTTTATAGTGGCAGAGGAAGCGGGCGAAGTGGTCGGTTATGCCTACGCCACACCCTTTCGAAAGGAAGCAGCCTACGCTTGGTCCGCTGAACCGAGCATCTACTTAAAACAAGACAGGCGCGGAAACGGCCTTGGCAAACGACTTTACCAGATATTAGAAGAATTGTTAAAAAAACAGCATATTCTGCAAATCGTTGCTTGCATCGCCTACACAGAAGGAGATAATCCTTACTTAACCAATAATAGCCCCGATTTCATGAGAAGCTAG
- a CDS encoding MetQ/NlpA family ABC transporter substrate-binding protein, protein MKKKHLFLSITALSTLFLAACQDQAPAEETSQQAAEERTIVVGSQASDAQIWEFIANSDAAKAAGITIEVEEIDGGPQLNLATADKEVDVNAFQSWAYLTSFNAESGESLAAFATTYLEPMGVYSDQYTSLDDLPDGAVIAIADNPSNASRGLLLLQKAGLITLTDDFDALGTTSDITDNPKNLVFKEIDDTTGPRVLADVDAALISNTIALEGGLNVLEDSLFYEEAGEDTKNNINILVTQTENADDPDILKLGELYHSQEVQDYIEEEFGGTKVAVNIEISELENQ, encoded by the coding sequence ATGAAAAAGAAGCATTTATTTTTATCAATAACAGCACTATCCACTTTATTTTTAGCAGCTTGCCAAGACCAAGCACCAGCAGAAGAAACATCCCAACAAGCAGCCGAAGAGCGTACTATTGTTGTGGGCTCACAGGCATCAGATGCACAAATTTGGGAATTTATTGCCAATTCAGATGCTGCTAAGGCTGCAGGTATCACAATCGAGGTTGAAGAAATTGATGGCGGTCCACAGTTGAACCTAGCTACAGCTGATAAAGAAGTCGATGTCAATGCCTTTCAATCATGGGCCTATTTAACATCTTTTAATGCTGAGTCGGGGGAATCCTTAGCTGCCTTTGCGACCACTTATTTAGAACCGATGGGCGTTTATTCCGACCAATACACTAGCTTAGACGACTTGCCAGATGGGGCGGTCATTGCGATTGCGGACAATCCATCGAATGCGTCGCGTGGCTTACTCTTATTACAAAAAGCAGGGCTGATTACGTTAACAGATGATTTTGATGCCCTTGGTACAACTAGTGATATTACAGACAATCCTAAGAATTTGGTCTTTAAAGAAATCGACGATACAACAGGACCGCGTGTGTTGGCGGATGTGGATGCGGCTCTTATTAGCAATACGATTGCCCTTGAAGGTGGACTGAATGTGTTGGAGGATTCGCTTTTCTATGAGGAAGCAGGCGAAGATACTAAAAATAATATTAATATCCTAGTCACTCAAACGGAAAACGCTGATGATCCAGACATTTTGAAACTAGGTGAGCTTTACCACAGTCAAGAAGTGCAAGACTATATCGAAGAAGAATTTGGTGGTACGAAAGTAGCCGTTAATATTGAGATTAGCGAACTCGAAAACCAGTGA
- a CDS encoding vitamin B12-dependent ribonucleotide reductase has protein sequence MATEISSTLKKGFDSLNQDIEQFEAVFPITEDMHITYDGVARLVMLDRYSFKDTKKVTLKEGDFVLLTVKEDPKYPARGTGTILSLDWDKGTARILVSEEYQQNIDTFGMEEEGIVTRSIITLDKPLELFYEQIAMRNAHGLAQVEISPKKRYDAFVKFYEEQKVKNFIPAGRVLYGAGSGTDVTYFNCYVMPFVPDSRGGISDHRKEVMEIMSRGGGVGTNGSTLRPRHALARGVNGRSSGSVSWLDDIAKLTHLVEQGGSRRGAQMIMLSDWHPDIAEFIISKMQNPRILRYIIENFDDEQIRTLAHDKLKFTPFTAKETNMYTGIVNYKNIAGNGGFDESVIRDAEIKLRDGGTYSVNDPEFLTGANISVCITDDFMEAVKQDSDYALRFPDVEHYSKEEMAIYDTEWVNVGDVRKWEEMGHAVRTYRTIKARDLWKLINICATYAAEPGIFFIDNANKMTNASAYGQQVVATNPCGEQPLAPYSVCNLAAVNLAEMVNKDLQMVDFAKLEKTVRMGVHMQDNVIDSTPYFLEENRKQALGERRVGLGIMGLADMLIYCGVRYGSKEGNQLIDQVFETIAVTAYEESIELAKERGSFPFLVGETGRETQQLREKFVNSGYMKGMPEHVREGVLKHGIRNSHLLTVAPTGSTGTMAGVSTGLEPYFSFSYFRSGRLGKFIEVKAEIVQEYLDRHPETDPNNLPDFFTTAMELSPEEHVDVQTTIQRWVDSSISKTVNAPRGYTVEQVEKIYERLYDGGAKGGTVYVDGSRDSQVLTLKAEENQFDDVDETNESAKVNKDKTFLVETIADLESTDVTIGNEIGDTCPICRIGTVEDLGGCNTCNNCAAQLKCGL, from the coding sequence GTGGCTACAGAAATTTCCTCCACTTTAAAAAAAGGGTTTGACTCATTGAATCAAGATATCGAGCAATTCGAGGCTGTCTTTCCAATTACGGAAGACATGCATATTACTTATGACGGTGTTGCGCGCTTAGTGATGCTGGATCGCTACTCCTTTAAAGATACGAAAAAAGTCACTCTAAAAGAGGGAGACTTCGTCCTTTTAACGGTAAAAGAGGATCCTAAATATCCTGCTCGTGGTACGGGTACTATTCTATCGCTTGATTGGGATAAAGGAACCGCTCGTATTTTAGTTTCTGAAGAATACCAACAAAACATCGACACATTTGGAATGGAAGAAGAAGGTATTGTCACACGTTCCATTATCACTCTTGATAAACCGCTTGAATTATTTTATGAACAAATCGCCATGCGTAATGCCCATGGATTGGCTCAAGTTGAGATTTCTCCTAAAAAACGTTATGACGCTTTTGTAAAGTTTTATGAAGAACAAAAAGTGAAAAACTTTATCCCTGCTGGTCGCGTTTTATACGGAGCTGGTTCGGGTACAGATGTGACTTACTTTAACTGCTATGTGATGCCATTTGTTCCGGATTCACGTGGTGGGATTTCTGATCACCGCAAGGAAGTAATGGAAATTATGAGTCGTGGTGGCGGTGTCGGTACAAATGGTTCAACCCTTCGTCCCCGTCATGCTCTAGCGAGAGGTGTTAATGGTCGCTCATCTGGATCGGTTTCTTGGTTAGATGATATTGCGAAGCTAACTCACTTAGTTGAACAAGGTGGTTCACGTCGTGGTGCTCAAATGATTATGTTATCAGACTGGCACCCAGATATCGCTGAGTTTATTATTTCTAAAATGCAAAACCCACGTATTTTACGTTACATTATCGAAAACTTTGACGATGAACAAATCCGTACGTTGGCGCATGATAAATTAAAATTCACCCCATTTACTGCAAAAGAAACAAATATGTATACAGGTATTGTGAATTACAAAAATATAGCAGGTAACGGTGGTTTTGACGAGTCAGTGATTCGTGATGCTGAAATCAAGTTACGTGACGGCGGTACGTATTCCGTTAACGATCCTGAATTCTTAACAGGCGCTAATATTTCGGTATGCATTACCGATGACTTTATGGAGGCTGTTAAACAGGATAGTGACTATGCTCTACGCTTCCCAGATGTTGAACATTATTCCAAAGAAGAGATGGCAATTTACGACACGGAATGGGTAAACGTTGGTGATGTCCGTAAATGGGAAGAAATGGGTCATGCGGTCCGTACTTACCGTACGATTAAAGCGCGTGATCTGTGGAAACTAATTAATATTTGTGCTACTTATGCTGCAGAACCTGGTATTTTCTTTATTGATAATGCTAATAAGATGACAAATGCATCGGCATACGGCCAACAAGTTGTGGCAACTAACCCTTGTGGTGAGCAACCTCTTGCACCGTATTCAGTATGTAACCTAGCTGCTGTTAACTTGGCTGAGATGGTCAACAAAGACCTGCAAATGGTTGACTTTGCTAAATTGGAAAAAACAGTTCGTATGGGTGTTCATATGCAAGACAACGTTATTGATTCAACGCCTTACTTCCTAGAAGAAAACCGCAAGCAAGCTTTAGGCGAGCGCCGTGTTGGTTTAGGAATTATGGGACTGGCTGATATGTTAATCTACTGTGGTGTTCGTTATGGTTCTAAAGAAGGTAACCAATTAATCGATCAAGTCTTTGAAACGATCGCTGTAACAGCTTATGAAGAAAGTATTGAATTGGCAAAAGAACGTGGCAGCTTCCCATTCCTTGTTGGTGAAACAGGTCGTGAAACACAACAACTCCGTGAGAAGTTTGTTAACTCAGGTTATATGAAAGGAATGCCTGAACATGTACGTGAAGGTGTCTTGAAACACGGTATCCGTAACTCTCATCTATTAACGGTGGCACCAACTGGTTCAACGGGTACGATGGCTGGCGTTTCAACTGGTTTAGAGCCATACTTCAGTTTTTCTTACTTCCGCTCTGGTCGTCTTGGTAAATTTATTGAGGTGAAGGCTGAAATCGTTCAGGAGTATTTGGATCGTCATCCAGAAACAGATCCGAATAACCTGCCTGATTTCTTTACAACGGCTATGGAATTGTCGCCAGAGGAACACGTTGATGTTCAAACAACCATTCAACGTTGGGTTGATAGCTCGATTTCTAAAACGGTTAATGCGCCTCGCGGTTATACGGTTGAGCAAGTTGAGAAGATTTACGAGCGCCTCTATGATGGTGGTGCTAAGGGTGGCACGGTTTATGTTGATGGTAGCCGTGATTCGCAAGTGTTGACATTGAAGGCTGAAGAAAATCAATTCGACGATGTTGACGAAACAAATGAATCAGCTAAAGTGAATAAAGATAAAACATTCTTAGTTGAAACAATTGCTGACCTAGAATCAACAGATGTGACAATCGGAAATGAAATTGGCGATACTTGTCCAATTTGCCGAATTGGTACGGTTGAAGACTTAGGTGGCTGTAATACATGTAATAACTGTGCTGCACAATTAAAGTGCGGTTTGTAA
- a CDS encoding DegV family protein, whose amino-acid sequence MKIIVDSACDLPLSYLQEHEVNHLPLSVIMDGKEYNDQIDITNNQIYDFIKVGKHPSTSQVGLEKFDSLFRKLASVGESGIYIALSSGLSGTYQAGVLAYQQVKEDYPDFDLRIIDSQNASLGIALMAREAVQMKADGFSLDEIEERMQFMVKHVVSLFTVQDLNYLAEGGRLSKSSAFLGGLLNIHPLLEVVDGKLEPKEKLRGRKKVLNRMYKRLESEAKNIEKQTILIVHTNETETVKEMKDHLHDTLKPANVIDYPIGAVISAHTGMGTIGIFYMNDYE is encoded by the coding sequence ATGAAGATTATTGTCGATAGTGCTTGTGATTTGCCGTTAAGCTATCTTCAAGAGCATGAAGTAAACCATTTACCGCTATCTGTCATTATGGACGGTAAGGAATATAATGACCAAATTGACATTACAAACAACCAAATTTATGATTTTATAAAAGTAGGCAAGCATCCATCAACGAGCCAAGTGGGTCTAGAAAAATTTGATAGCTTGTTCCGCAAGCTAGCGTCAGTCGGGGAAAGTGGTATTTACATCGCCCTTTCAAGCGGCCTATCTGGAACCTATCAAGCAGGCGTTTTAGCCTACCAACAAGTAAAAGAAGACTATCCTGATTTTGATTTGCGAATTATAGATTCTCAGAACGCCTCACTCGGCATTGCCTTAATGGCTCGTGAAGCCGTTCAAATGAAAGCTGATGGCTTCAGTTTAGATGAAATTGAAGAGCGTATGCAATTCATGGTCAAACATGTGGTATCTCTCTTTACCGTTCAAGACTTAAACTACTTAGCTGAAGGCGGTCGTTTATCGAAGTCTAGTGCCTTTCTTGGCGGACTTTTAAATATTCATCCGCTGCTTGAGGTCGTTGATGGTAAGTTAGAGCCTAAAGAGAAGCTACGCGGTCGTAAAAAAGTGCTAAACCGTATGTACAAACGCTTAGAATCAGAAGCCAAAAACATTGAAAAGCAAACCATTTTAATTGTTCATACGAACGAAACTGAAACGGTTAAAGAGATGAAAGACCATTTGCACGATACGCTTAAACCAGCAAACGTTATCGACTATCCAATCGGAGCTGTCATTTCTGCTCACACTGGAATGGGAACAATTGGTATTTTCTATATGAATGACTATGAATAA